In Parasegetibacter sp. NRK P23, a single genomic region encodes these proteins:
- a CDS encoding decaprenyl-phosphate phosphoribosyltransferase, producing the protein MAYLKLLRPKDWAKNLFLYIPVFFAGEFFNFPVMYRIFLGFLAFSAVASAIYILNDYRDREDDKKHPVKCKRPLASGAVSPNMALVIFFILLAGGFTLAWFVRDKFAFILGIYFLINLGYSFGLKNIPILDIVLVAIGFVLRIKAGSVISFIPLSEWIIIMVFLLALFMAIGKRRDDILLKLSSGTDMRKAIKGYSLDFMNTLLALVCSVIVVAYFMYTMSPEVEERMGTYRLYYTCLFVLAGIMRYLQIIYVSADSGSPTKILYKDRFIQVTLLLWIASYISIIYMKDITIFK; encoded by the coding sequence GTGGCATATCTGAAACTATTAAGACCGAAAGACTGGGCCAAAAACCTGTTCCTTTATATTCCGGTTTTCTTTGCGGGAGAATTCTTCAACTTCCCGGTGATGTACCGGATCTTCCTTGGCTTTCTCGCATTTTCCGCCGTAGCAAGCGCTATCTACATATTAAATGATTACAGGGACAGGGAAGATGATAAGAAACACCCCGTAAAATGCAAACGCCCGCTGGCTTCCGGCGCTGTTTCCCCCAACATGGCGCTGGTGATCTTTTTCATCCTGCTGGCCGGTGGCTTTACCCTGGCCTGGTTCGTTCGTGATAAATTCGCTTTTATCCTGGGTATTTACTTTCTGATTAACCTGGGTTATTCCTTCGGATTGAAAAATATTCCCATCCTGGATATTGTATTGGTGGCCATCGGGTTTGTGCTGCGCATTAAAGCTGGTTCCGTGATCTCTTTTATACCGCTTTCCGAATGGATCATCATCATGGTGTTCCTGCTCGCGCTCTTCATGGCTATCGGAAAACGGCGGGACGATATCCTGCTGAAACTCAGTTCAGGCACCGATATGCGCAAGGCCATCAAAGGGTACTCCCTCGACTTCATGAATACGCTGCTGGCACTCGTTTGCTCCGTAATTGTGGTGGCTTACTTCATGTACACCATGTCGCCGGAAGTAGAAGAAAGAATGGGCACCTACCGCCTTTATTATACCTGCCTTTTTGTTTTAGCCGGAATTATGCGATATTTACAAATCATTTACGTATCCGCCGATTCCGGTTCTCCAACTAAAATCCTTTACAAAGACCGATTCATCCAGGTTACCCTGCTCCTTTGGATTGCCAGCTATATTTCGATCATTTACATGAAAGATATTACCATATTCAAATGA
- a CDS encoding FAD-binding oxidoreductase: MKKAIANWGNYPVMESDEQLFSFDEDLQKLVTKDDPFIPRGNGRCYGDASLATRTINTTKYNKILSFDTENGIFECQSGITLDQVLEVSIPKGWFLPVTPGTKYITIGGAIGSDVHGKNHHVDGNFSHHVIDMDILLADGSTVTCSPTLHSDLFEATAGGMGLTGIITRVKFSMKKIETSYIRQKQIKAENLEEIIRLFDEYKDWTYSVAWIDCLKKGKNFGRSILMVGEHAKLDELSPKQKEAPLALPKKKQITFPFNLPSWVLNTFTVKAFNFLYYGKNFKKYIDNIVSYEPFFYPLDAILHWNRGYGKKGFVQYQFVVPMSAKQGLIEILQKISDRGMGSFLAVLKVFGDKDTLIGFPSEGYTLALDFPVRDGLFEFLDELDQIVLKYNGRLYMSKDARMKPEILEAGYPNLPRFREIVKKYNPANKIRSVQSERLHLTSK, from the coding sequence ATGAAAAAAGCAATCGCGAACTGGGGCAATTACCCGGTAATGGAATCGGATGAACAACTTTTCAGCTTCGATGAGGACCTTCAGAAGCTGGTAACCAAAGACGATCCCTTCATCCCACGCGGCAACGGCAGGTGTTACGGCGACGCCTCGCTGGCCACCCGTACCATCAATACCACGAAATACAACAAAATACTTTCCTTCGATACGGAGAACGGCATCTTTGAATGCCAGAGCGGCATCACCCTTGATCAGGTATTGGAAGTATCGATTCCCAAAGGCTGGTTTCTGCCCGTAACGCCCGGTACCAAATACATCACCATAGGCGGCGCCATCGGCAGCGACGTACATGGCAAGAACCACCACGTGGACGGAAACTTTTCCCACCATGTGATTGACATGGACATACTCCTCGCAGACGGCTCCACCGTTACCTGCTCCCCCACCCTGCACAGCGATCTTTTTGAAGCTACAGCGGGTGGCATGGGCCTTACGGGCATCATTACGCGGGTGAAGTTCTCCATGAAAAAGATTGAAACATCTTACATCCGCCAGAAGCAAATTAAGGCCGAAAACCTGGAGGAGATCATCCGTCTTTTCGATGAATACAAAGACTGGACCTATTCCGTAGCCTGGATTGATTGCCTGAAAAAAGGGAAGAACTTCGGCCGCAGTATCCTCATGGTGGGCGAACACGCGAAGCTGGATGAACTTTCTCCCAAACAAAAAGAAGCGCCGCTGGCCCTGCCGAAAAAAAAGCAGATTACCTTTCCCTTCAACCTCCCATCATGGGTACTGAACACCTTTACCGTTAAGGCTTTCAACTTTTTGTATTACGGGAAAAATTTCAAGAAATACATCGACAACATTGTTTCTTACGAGCCCTTCTTTTACCCGCTCGACGCGATCCTGCACTGGAACCGGGGCTATGGGAAAAAAGGTTTCGTGCAATACCAGTTCGTGGTGCCCATGAGCGCCAAACAGGGCCTTATTGAAATTCTCCAGAAAATCAGCGACCGGGGCATGGGTTCTTTCCTCGCTGTACTGAAAGTGTTCGGGGATAAGGATACGCTCATCGGATTTCCCAGCGAAGGTTATACGCTGGCCCTCGACTTTCCGGTAAGAGATGGCTTGTTTGAATTCCTGGATGAACTGGACCAGATCGTGCTGAAATACAATGGCCGTTTGTACATGTCGAAAGATGCCCGGATGAAACCCGAAATACTGGAGGCCGGTTATCCCAATCTGCCGCGTTTCAGGGAGATCGTAAAGAAATACAATCCCGCCAATAAAATAAGATCCGTTCAATCGGAAAGATTACACCTTACTTCAAAATAA
- a CDS encoding SDR family oxidoreductase, with protein MPTVLILGASSDMAGAIALKYAAKGYDIQLAARKPERLKATASDLAIRNNVTCTLHDFDAADFGSHQQFFQSLPVKPDVTICVFGLLGTQETAEQHWQEAEAIIHTNYTGAVSILNIIANHYQSMGKGAIAGISSVAGERGRMSNYLYGSAKAGFTAYLSGLRNRLFHHNVHVATIQPGFVYTRMTENMPLPKLLTGHPADVAEAVYKAVERKQNVVYVKWFWKWIMLVIKMIPEFMFKKMKL; from the coding sequence ATGCCAACTGTACTGATATTGGGCGCCAGTTCCGATATGGCGGGCGCCATCGCCCTGAAATACGCGGCCAAAGGATATGATATTCAACTGGCCGCACGGAAACCGGAACGACTAAAAGCAACGGCATCCGACCTGGCCATCCGCAACAATGTAACGTGTACGTTGCATGATTTTGATGCCGCAGACTTCGGTTCGCACCAGCAGTTCTTTCAATCGCTCCCCGTAAAGCCCGATGTCACCATTTGTGTATTCGGTTTACTTGGTACGCAGGAAACAGCCGAGCAGCACTGGCAGGAAGCGGAAGCCATCATTCATACCAACTACACCGGCGCGGTCTCTATTCTTAATATCATTGCCAATCACTACCAAAGCATGGGCAAAGGTGCCATCGCGGGCATCAGCTCCGTGGCAGGAGAACGCGGGAGAATGAGCAACTACCTGTATGGCAGTGCGAAAGCGGGGTTCACGGCCTATCTTTCCGGTCTCCGGAACAGGCTGTTCCACCACAACGTGCATGTGGCCACCATTCAACCCGGTTTCGTTTATACCCGCATGACCGAAAACATGCCGCTACCGAAATTGCTTACCGGACATCCCGCAGACGTGGCAGAAGCCGTGTACAAAGCGGTGGAACGCAAACAGAACGTGGTATACGTGAAGTGGTTCTGGAAATGGATCATGCTGGTCATCAAGATGATCCCCGAGTTCATGTTCAAAAAAATGAAATTGTGA